The following are encoded together in the Dickeya lacustris genome:
- a CDS encoding MFS transporter, which translates to MSTYTRPVMLLLCGLLLLTVCLAVLNTLVPLWLNGRQLPVWQVGAVGSAYFSGNLLGTLIAGRLIRRYGFNRSYYLAALLLGIASGALALSTEIWIWGIWRFIAGIGCALIWVVVESALLCSGHERNRGQLLAAYMVAYYIGSVAGQLLLSVVPTALSHVLPWVLTLVVMAVIPLLFARLVSPPPSSAPRTPLLRMLRYRSARLGIQGCVISGVILGSLYGLLPLYLAHQGISDAHVGYWMALLIIAGILGQWPIGRLADRYGRLLVLRVLVFVVILGALVMLIPGRSSMVPALLLLGGASFTLYPVAMSWACEHVASHELVAMNQALLLSYTLGSLCGPGLAAILMQAYSDRLLFVLISLVSLGYLLLLLRKSHHHSCVRTA; encoded by the coding sequence ATGTCCACCTATACACGCCCGGTTATGTTATTACTTTGCGGGCTACTGCTGCTTACCGTTTGTCTGGCGGTGTTAAATACTTTGGTGCCATTGTGGCTTAATGGCCGTCAGCTACCCGTCTGGCAGGTGGGCGCCGTTGGCTCGGCCTATTTTAGCGGCAATCTGTTGGGGACGTTGATAGCAGGCCGGTTAATCCGACGTTATGGTTTTAATCGCAGCTACTATCTGGCTGCGTTGCTGTTAGGGATAGCCAGCGGTGCGCTGGCGCTGTCAACGGAGATATGGATCTGGGGAATATGGCGTTTTATTGCTGGCATCGGGTGTGCGCTGATTTGGGTAGTGGTGGAAAGCGCGCTGTTATGCAGCGGGCATGAGCGCAATCGCGGCCAACTGCTGGCTGCCTATATGGTGGCCTATTATATCGGCAGTGTTGCCGGTCAACTGCTGTTGAGTGTTGTCCCGACGGCCTTATCCCATGTCCTTCCTTGGGTGCTGACGTTGGTGGTGATGGCGGTTATTCCGCTGTTGTTTGCCCGGCTGGTATCGCCACCACCGTCATCTGCGCCACGCACCCCGTTGCTGCGAATGTTACGCTATCGGTCGGCGCGGCTTGGTATTCAGGGATGTGTTATTTCCGGTGTGATTCTCGGGTCGTTATATGGCTTGCTGCCGCTCTATCTGGCGCATCAGGGCATCAGCGATGCCCATGTCGGCTACTGGATGGCGTTATTAATTATCGCAGGCATTCTCGGGCAGTGGCCGATTGGGCGACTGGCCGACCGCTATGGGCGTCTGCTTGTGCTGCGCGTATTGGTCTTTGTGGTGATTCTTGGGGCCTTGGTGATGCTGATACCGGGGCGTAGTAGCATGGTTCCCGCCTTGTTATTACTGGGCGGCGCGAGCTTTACGCTCTATCCGGTTGCCATGTCGTGGGCGTGCGAACACGTGGCGTCACATGAATTGGTGGCAATGAATCAGGCGTTGCTGCTTAGTTATACCTTGGGCAGCCTTTGTGGCCCAGGGCTTGCGGCCATACTGATGCAGGCCTATTCCGATAGGCTACTTTTTGTCTTAATTTCGCTGGTGTCGCTCGGGTATTTACTCTTATTGTTGCGAAAGTCTCATCATCACTCCTGTGTTCGGACGGCGTAA
- a CDS encoding alpha/beta hydrolase family esterase codes for MQSYKLFLFFFMLVLFLPNENVFASDNSGNITEGKVFWAFSDKAGGERSFYIVPPRDYNKYTQYKLMIIFPGTHTTGKEMHEWFGKGWWGSGAEGIESQMTDTLFIYPDQKYAWNGKKGWALGPFAQTFGGREDLAFVDELITLAIEKYNVNPQKIFATGHSWGGDMAAVAGCFLGDKLAAIAPIAANRPYWFETQGQPLLCKGHPAVWTIFGLSDDFFGAASPNGLYGREQNAFWRKHHSCTTETESFIRETVKYSNCNSEVLFTLYAAGQYSGGGGHPNHQPPDYLIAEMAKWFTRF; via the coding sequence ATGCAATCCTATAAATTATTTCTATTCTTTTTCATGCTCGTCTTGTTTTTACCCAATGAAAACGTATTTGCATCAGATAATAGCGGTAATATCACGGAGGGGAAGGTTTTCTGGGCTTTTTCTGATAAGGCCGGTGGGGAGCGTAGTTTCTATATTGTCCCTCCTCGTGATTATAATAAATATACACAATATAAGCTCATGATTATTTTCCCTGGGACACATACTACAGGTAAAGAAATGCATGAGTGGTTCGGCAAGGGATGGTGGGGCAGCGGCGCTGAGGGGATCGAAAGCCAAATGACCGACACCCTCTTTATTTATCCAGACCAAAAATATGCCTGGAATGGTAAAAAGGGCTGGGCGTTAGGGCCTTTTGCTCAGACATTCGGTGGGCGTGAAGATCTGGCTTTTGTGGATGAATTAATTACGCTTGCGATTGAAAAATATAATGTCAATCCACAAAAAATATTCGCAACCGGGCATTCCTGGGGCGGTGATATGGCCGCCGTTGCCGGATGTTTCTTAGGTGACAAATTGGCCGCAATTGCCCCGATTGCCGCCAATCGACCTTATTGGTTTGAAACACAAGGGCAGCCTCTGTTATGTAAAGGCCATCCAGCAGTATGGACTATTTTTGGTCTTAGCGACGACTTTTTTGGTGCGGCGAGTCCGAACGGATTATATGGTCGAGAGCAAAATGCATTTTGGCGTAAACATCATTCCTGCACCACGGAAACAGAGTCTTTTATCAGGGAAACGGTTAAATACTCGAATTGTAACAGTGAGGTTTTATTCACCCTGTATGCTGCGGGTCAATATTCAGGTGGCGGCGGTCATCCCAATCATCAGCCGCCGGATTACTTAATAGCGGAAATGGCAAAATGGTTTACTCGTTTTTAA
- the serC gene encoding 3-phosphoserine/phosphohydroxythreonine transaminase encodes MSQVFNFSAGPAMLPVEVLRRAEQELCNWHGLGTSVMEISHRSKEFMQVASESEQDLRDLLKIPSNYKVLFCHGGARAQFAAVPLNLLGDSATADYIDGGYWAHSAVKEAEKYCKPNVIDVKTHVDGLRGVQSMRDWALSDKAAYVHYCPNETIDGLAIEEEPDFGDKIVVADYSSSILSRPLDVSRYGVIYAGAQKNIGPAGLTLVIVRDDLLGKARRELPSILDYQVLADNDSMFNTPPTFAWYLSGMVFKWLKEQGGLLEMEKRNQAKADLLYSAVDGSDFYRNDVMPVNRSRMNVPFQLADASLDPVFLREAQDAGLHALKGHRVVGGMRASIYNAMPLEGVKALTEFMADFERRHG; translated from the coding sequence ATGTCTCAGGTTTTTAATTTTAGTGCTGGTCCGGCTATGTTACCGGTAGAAGTGCTGCGTCGCGCAGAGCAGGAGTTGTGTAATTGGCATGGTCTCGGTACTTCGGTGATGGAAATCAGCCATCGCAGTAAAGAGTTCATGCAGGTCGCCAGCGAATCTGAGCAGGATTTGCGTGACCTTCTGAAAATCCCCTCGAACTATAAAGTGCTGTTTTGTCATGGCGGTGCGCGTGCGCAGTTTGCGGCGGTTCCGCTTAATTTGCTGGGGGATAGCGCCACCGCAGATTATATCGATGGCGGCTATTGGGCCCATAGCGCGGTGAAAGAGGCTGAAAAATACTGCAAGCCGAATGTGATTGATGTCAAAACGCACGTAGATGGTTTACGTGGCGTACAGTCTATGCGCGATTGGGCATTGTCAGACAAGGCTGCGTATGTGCATTACTGCCCAAATGAAACCATCGACGGTCTGGCTATCGAAGAGGAGCCAGATTTCGGCGATAAAATTGTGGTAGCGGATTACTCGTCCAGTATTTTGTCTCGCCCGCTTGATGTCAGTCGTTACGGCGTCATTTATGCCGGTGCGCAGAAAAATATTGGCCCGGCCGGGCTGACGTTGGTGATTGTTCGTGATGACCTCCTCGGTAAAGCGCGCCGCGAGCTGCCGTCCATTCTCGACTATCAGGTGCTGGCTGATAACGACTCCATGTTTAACACGCCGCCAACATTCGCCTGGTATTTATCAGGAATGGTGTTTAAATGGCTGAAAGAGCAGGGTGGCCTGCTGGAGATGGAAAAACGCAATCAGGCGAAAGCCGATCTACTGTACAGTGCAGTGGATGGCAGCGATTTTTACCGTAACGATGTTATGCCGGTGAATCGTTCTCGCATGAATGTGCCTTTCCAACTGGCAGATGCATCACTTGATCCGGTGTTCTTGCGTGAAGCGCAAGACGCAGGCTTGCATGCGCTGAAAGGCCACCGTGTTGTTGGTGGGATGCGTGCATCAATCTACAATGCCATGCCGCTTGAAGGCGTGAAGGCCTTAACTGAATTTATGGCTGATTTTGAACGTCGCCACGGCTGA
- a CDS encoding MBL fold metallo-hydrolase, translated as MLKHTLLATLLATITASASAALKLEVYNPGEHAVFPVSSEIITGEHDALLIDAQFQRNDAQQLVEKIRATGKTLKTIYISHHDPDFYFGLDVLKAAFPQANIVATPQTIAAIKATQAKKVAYWGPVLKENAPKEIVIPSPLAGNQLTLEGNTINVLGLDGATPDRTFVWVPALKAVMGGVQVAANIHVWIADTQSVASRQHWLADLDNIDKLKPITVIPSHYAVNQDGSAPWSPHNVTFTRQYLHTFEQKAQSSANSGALIDAMKQAYPTLGDVSSLELSAKVIKGEMSWP; from the coding sequence TTGTTAAAGCACACGTTACTCGCCACATTGCTCGCGACCATCACCGCGTCTGCCTCTGCTGCACTGAAACTCGAGGTCTATAACCCTGGCGAACATGCCGTTTTTCCGGTCTCTTCTGAAATTATTACCGGCGAACACGATGCGTTACTGATTGATGCGCAGTTCCAGCGCAACGATGCACAACAACTGGTGGAAAAAATCCGTGCAACCGGGAAAACACTGAAGACCATTTACATCAGCCACCACGATCCCGATTTTTATTTTGGGCTTGATGTTCTCAAAGCCGCCTTTCCGCAAGCCAACATTGTCGCAACCCCCCAGACCATTGCCGCTATCAAAGCCACTCAAGCGAAGAAAGTCGCTTATTGGGGGCCGGTATTAAAAGAAAATGCGCCTAAAGAGATAGTCATCCCCAGTCCGCTCGCGGGCAACCAACTGACGCTGGAAGGCAATACAATCAACGTACTCGGGCTTGATGGCGCTACGCCAGATCGCACATTTGTCTGGGTGCCTGCGTTAAAGGCGGTGATGGGCGGCGTACAGGTTGCTGCGAATATCCATGTCTGGATAGCGGATACTCAGTCGGTTGCATCCCGACAGCATTGGCTGGCTGATTTGGACAACATTGATAAGCTCAAGCCAATAACGGTTATACCAAGCCACTATGCGGTAAACCAGGACGGATCTGCCCCTTGGTCGCCACACAATGTGACCTTTACAAGACAATATCTGCACACGTTTGAACAGAAGGCTCAGTCATCAGCGAATAGCGGTGCATTGATAGACGCGATGAAACAGGCGTATCCCACATTGGGTGATGTTTCTTCTCTTGAGCTCAGTGCGAAAGTCATCAAAGGCGAAATGTCATGGCCATAA
- a CDS encoding LysR family transcriptional regulator — protein sequence MDRLTAAQVFVTITEQGSLTGAAQHLDMSRAMVTRYLAEMETWAQARLLHRSTRQLSLTSEGEVVLRHCRDLLSISQKFEQPQHGQKDPSGLLRLTCAPSLASTTLVAALTAYLKRYPKTSVDLQLASHMLNLIEERIDLAIRITSHLDPGLIARRLGGCASVVCASPDYLANYGTPQSIEDLAVHHCLTYSYFNKSLWHFTRQGKSIAVPVSGRFSANDSLMLLEAALNGAGISLQPVYSVSDFIASKRLIALFPEAEPQQLDIFAVYHSREHMPLALRALVDFLADWFTHNLEWKRVSQR from the coding sequence ATGGATAGACTCACTGCGGCACAGGTTTTTGTAACGATAACGGAGCAGGGCAGTTTGACGGGCGCAGCCCAGCACCTTGATATGTCTCGCGCGATGGTGACGCGTTATCTGGCGGAAATGGAAACCTGGGCTCAGGCCCGGTTATTGCACCGCAGCACACGCCAGTTGAGCCTGACCAGTGAAGGCGAGGTGGTGTTAAGGCATTGCCGTGATTTATTGTCTATCTCGCAAAAATTTGAGCAACCGCAGCATGGGCAGAAAGATCCCTCCGGGTTATTGCGTTTAACCTGCGCGCCTTCGCTGGCAAGCACCACCTTGGTGGCTGCGTTAACCGCATATTTAAAGCGTTATCCTAAAACATCGGTGGATTTGCAACTTGCCAGCCACATGCTCAATCTCATTGAAGAGCGTATTGACTTGGCGATTCGTATTACCAGCCATCTTGACCCCGGCTTGATTGCCCGGCGGTTAGGGGGGTGTGCTTCTGTGGTTTGCGCCTCACCGGACTATCTGGCGAACTATGGCACGCCGCAATCCATTGAAGACCTGGCGGTACATCACTGTTTAACCTACTCGTATTTTAATAAAAGTCTGTGGCACTTCACTCGGCAGGGGAAGAGCATTGCTGTACCCGTCAGCGGGCGTTTCAGTGCAAATGATTCGTTGATGTTATTAGAAGCGGCGCTAAATGGCGCTGGTATTAGCTTACAACCGGTCTATTCGGTGTCAGATTTCATTGCCAGTAAGCGGCTTATCGCACTATTTCCTGAAGCAGAGCCGCAACAATTGGACATTTTTGCCGTTTATCATTCACGTGAACATATGCCACTGGCATTACGCGCGCTGGTGGATTTTCTGGCCGATTGGTTCACGCACAATCTTGAGTGGAAGAGGGTTTCGCAGCGATAA
- the pflB gene encoding formate C-acetyltransferase, with amino-acid sequence MTELNQKLAQAWEGFSEGEWQNGVNVRDFIQKNYAPYEGDESFLAGATPATTKLWDAVMEGIKQENRTHAPVDFDTDVAATITSHDAGYINKGLEKIVGLQTDAPLKRALIPFGGIKMVEGSCKVYGRELDPQLKKIFTEYRKTHNQGVFDVYTPDILRCRKSGVLTGLPDAYGRGRIIGDYRRVALYGIDYLMADKFAQFTSLQSKLENGEDLEATIRLREEIADQHHALSQIKEMAAKYGCDIAGPATNAKEAVQWTYFGYLAAVKSQNGAAMSFGRVSTFLDVYIERDLKAGKITEQEAQELIDHLVMKLRMVRFLRTPEYDELFSGDPIWATESLAGMGLDGRTLVTKNSFRFLNTLYTMGPSPEPNMTILWSEKLPLNFKKFAAKVSIDTSSLQYENDDLMRPDFNNDDYAIACCVSPMVVGKQMQFFGARANLAKTMLYAINGGVDEKLKMQVGPKSEPIKGDVLNFDEVMERMDHFMDWLAKQYVTALNIIHYMHDKYSYEASLMALHDRDVFRTMACGIAGLSVAADSLSAIKYAKVKPVRDESGLAVDFDIEGEYPQFGNNDSRVDDLACDLVERFMKKIQKLNTYRGATPTQSVLTITSNVVYGKKTGNTPDGRRAGAPFGPGANPMHGRDQKGAVASLTSVAKLPFAYAKDGISYTFSIVPNALGKDDDVRKTNLAGLMDGYFHHEASIEGGQHLNVNVMNREMLLDAMENPEKYPQLTIRVSGYAVRFNSLTKEQQQDVITRTFTQSI; translated from the coding sequence ATGACCGAACTTAATCAGAAACTCGCCCAGGCTTGGGAAGGTTTTAGCGAAGGCGAATGGCAGAATGGCGTCAATGTACGTGACTTCATTCAGAAAAACTACGCGCCGTATGAAGGTGACGAATCCTTTTTGGCTGGTGCTACCCCGGCAACGACTAAACTGTGGGATGCCGTTATGGAAGGCATCAAACAGGAAAACCGCACCCATGCGCCGGTTGATTTCGATACCGACGTTGCAGCGACCATCACCTCTCACGATGCTGGCTATATCAATAAAGGCCTGGAAAAAATCGTCGGTCTGCAAACAGACGCTCCGCTGAAACGTGCACTGATTCCGTTCGGCGGTATCAAAATGGTTGAAGGCTCCTGTAAGGTTTATGGCCGTGAACTCGACCCGCAGCTGAAAAAAATCTTCACCGAATACCGTAAAACCCACAACCAGGGTGTATTCGATGTTTATACGCCGGATATCCTGCGCTGCCGTAAGTCTGGCGTATTGACTGGTCTGCCTGATGCTTATGGCCGTGGTCGTATCATCGGTGACTACCGTCGTGTTGCGCTGTACGGTATCGACTATCTGATGGCGGACAAATTCGCTCAGTTCACTTCCCTGCAGTCCAAACTGGAAAACGGCGAAGATCTGGAAGCGACTATCCGTCTGCGTGAAGAAATCGCTGACCAGCACCACGCTCTGTCACAAATCAAAGAAATGGCAGCGAAGTATGGCTGCGATATCGCTGGCCCGGCAACTAACGCCAAAGAAGCGGTTCAGTGGACTTACTTCGGCTATCTGGCTGCGGTGAAATCTCAGAACGGCGCGGCGATGTCCTTTGGTCGTGTGTCTACGTTCTTGGATGTCTACATCGAGCGCGATCTGAAAGCAGGCAAAATCACCGAGCAAGAAGCTCAGGAATTGATCGACCACCTGGTGATGAAACTGCGTATGGTGCGCTTCCTGCGTACCCCTGAATACGATGAACTGTTCTCTGGCGACCCGATTTGGGCAACAGAGTCTCTGGCGGGTATGGGTCTGGATGGTCGTACGCTGGTTACCAAAAACAGCTTCCGTTTCCTGAACACCCTGTACACCATGGGGCCGTCGCCGGAACCGAACATGACCATTCTGTGGTCTGAAAAACTGCCGCTGAACTTCAAAAAATTCGCAGCCAAAGTCTCTATCGATACCTCTTCTCTGCAGTACGAGAACGATGACTTGATGCGTCCAGACTTCAACAACGACGATTACGCTATCGCGTGTTGTGTAAGCCCGATGGTTGTCGGCAAACAAATGCAGTTCTTCGGTGCTCGCGCAAACCTGGCGAAAACTATGCTGTACGCTATCAACGGCGGCGTGGACGAAAAACTGAAAATGCAGGTTGGCCCGAAATCTGAACCGATCAAAGGCGATGTACTGAACTTTGACGAAGTGATGGAACGTATGGATCACTTCATGGATTGGCTGGCTAAACAGTACGTCACCGCGCTGAACATCATCCACTACATGCACGACAAATACAGCTACGAAGCCTCGCTGATGGCGCTGCACGATCGTGACGTGTTCCGCACTATGGCATGTGGTATCGCTGGTCTGTCTGTTGCGGCTGACTCCCTGTCTGCCATCAAATATGCCAAAGTGAAACCAGTGCGTGACGAAAGCGGTCTGGCCGTTGACTTTGACATCGAAGGCGAATACCCGCAGTTCGGTAACAACGATTCACGCGTTGATGACCTGGCTTGTGACCTGGTTGAGCGTTTCATGAAGAAAATTCAGAAACTGAATACCTACCGTGGCGCTACCCCGACTCAGTCCGTACTGACCATCACCTCCAACGTGGTATACGGTAAGAAAACTGGTAACACGCCTGATGGCCGTCGCGCTGGCGCACCGTTCGGGCCGGGTGCTAACCCGATGCACGGCCGTGACCAGAAAGGTGCCGTTGCCTCTCTGACGTCTGTGGCTAAACTGCCGTTTGCCTACGCGAAAGATGGTATCTCTTATACCTTCTCTATCGTGCCGAACGCGCTGGGTAAAGACGATGACGTGCGTAAAACCAACCTGGCTGGTCTGATGGATGGTTACTTCCACCACGAAGCGTCTATCGAAGGTGGTCAGCACCTGAACGTTAACGTGATGAACCGCGAAATGCTGCTCGACGCAATGGAAAACCCGGAAAAATATCCGCAGTTGACCATTCGTGTATCAGGCTATGCCGTTCGCTTCAACTCGCTGACGAAAGAACAGCAGCAGGATGTAATTACCCGTACCTTTACTCAGTCCATATAA
- the focA gene encoding formate transporter FocA, whose translation MKADNPFTLLLPSAMAKVAEDAGVYKATKQPLTAFFLAITAGVFISIAFVFYITATTGSSSMPYGMAKLIGGICFSMGLMLVVVCGADLFTSTVLTVIAKASGRITWKQLWLNWLNVYFGNLLGALFFVALIWFSGEYMVANGAWGLNVLQTANHKLEHTFVEALCLGILANLMVCLAVWMSYSGRTLTDKMLAMVLPVAMFVASGFEHSIANMFMIPMGVIIKNFAPETFWHAISMTPGQFEHLTISNFIVDNLIPVTLGNIIGGGLLVGLTYWVIYLRGGDQH comes from the coding sequence GTGAAAGCTGACAACCCCTTCACCCTGTTATTACCATCGGCAATGGCGAAAGTCGCTGAAGATGCCGGCGTTTATAAAGCAACAAAACAACCGCTTACTGCATTTTTTCTGGCAATTACTGCCGGTGTGTTTATATCTATTGCGTTTGTTTTTTATATCACAGCAACCACCGGATCATCGTCCATGCCATACGGTATGGCGAAACTGATCGGCGGCATCTGTTTCTCTATGGGGCTTATGCTGGTGGTCGTGTGCGGCGCAGACTTGTTCACCTCCACCGTGCTCACCGTTATTGCTAAAGCCAGCGGGCGCATTACCTGGAAACAGTTGTGGTTAAACTGGCTCAATGTTTATTTCGGAAATTTGCTTGGTGCACTGTTTTTCGTCGCGCTTATCTGGTTTTCCGGCGAATACATGGTAGCGAACGGCGCATGGGGTCTGAATGTGTTGCAGACCGCCAATCACAAGCTGGAACACACTTTCGTTGAGGCATTATGCCTTGGGATATTGGCAAATCTAATGGTCTGTCTGGCTGTCTGGATGAGTTATTCCGGCCGTACACTGACAGACAAAATGCTCGCCATGGTGCTTCCTGTTGCGATGTTTGTCGCCAGCGGTTTCGAGCATAGTATCGCGAACATGTTCATGATCCCGATGGGGGTCATTATTAAGAATTTTGCTCCAGAGACATTCTGGCACGCCATCAGCATGACGCCGGGCCAGTTTGAACACTTAACCATCAGCAATTTTATTGTCGATAACCTGATTCCGGTCACGCTCGGCAACATTATCGGTGGTGGACTCCTGGTAGGCTTAACTTACTGGGTGATTTATTTGCGCGGTGGGGATCAGCACTAA
- the pflA gene encoding pyruvate formate lyase 1-activating protein, which yields MSVIGRIHSFESCGTVDGPGIRFITFFQGCLMRCLYCHNRDTWDTHGGKEVTVEELMKEVVTYRHFMNASGGGVTASGGEAILQAEFVRDWFRACREQGINTCLDTNGFVRRYDPVIDELLDVTDLVMLDLKQVNDTVHQNLVGVSNHRTLDFARYLAKRNQRTWIRYVVVPGWSDDDASAHQLGEFTQDMHNIEKIELLPYHELGKHKWTAMGETYQLDGVKPPKADTMDRVKSILSSYGHKVVY from the coding sequence ATGTCAGTTATTGGTCGCATTCACTCTTTCGAATCCTGTGGCACCGTTGATGGCCCAGGCATTCGCTTTATTACGTTCTTTCAAGGTTGCCTGATGCGCTGTTTGTACTGCCACAACCGCGATACCTGGGATACCCACGGCGGCAAAGAAGTGACCGTTGAGGAACTGATGAAAGAGGTTGTGACCTACCGCCACTTTATGAATGCATCCGGCGGCGGCGTCACCGCATCGGGTGGCGAGGCAATTTTACAGGCCGAATTTGTACGTGATTGGTTTCGCGCCTGCCGTGAGCAGGGGATCAACACCTGTCTTGATACCAATGGTTTTGTACGTCGCTACGACCCCGTCATCGATGAACTACTTGATGTTACCGATCTGGTGATGCTGGATCTGAAACAAGTTAACGATACGGTACATCAAAATCTGGTCGGTGTTTCTAACCACCGTACGCTGGATTTTGCCCGCTATCTCGCCAAACGGAATCAGCGTACCTGGATTCGTTACGTGGTCGTCCCCGGCTGGAGCGATGATGATGCCTCAGCGCATCAACTGGGCGAATTCACTCAAGATATGCACAATATCGAGAAAATAGAACTGCTGCCCTACCATGAATTAGGGAAGCATAAATGGACGGCAATGGGAGAAACCTACCAGCTCGATGGGGTAAAACCACCAAAAGCTGACACGATGGATCGTGTCAAATCGATTCTGTCCAGTTATGGGCACAAAGTCGTCTACTAA
- the ycaO gene encoding 30S ribosomal protein S12 methylthiotransferase accessory factor YcaO, with product MTQTFIPGKDAALEDSIARFQQQLLDLGFNIEEASWLNPVPNVWSVHIRDRDCALCFTNGKGATQKAALASALGEYFERLSTNYFFADFYLGKQIAEGEFVHYPDEKWFPIPDDDSLPEGILDDRLHAFYDPEQQLVASDLIDLQSGNHTRGICALPFTRQSDQQTVYIPMNIIGNLYVSNGMSAGNTRNEARVQGLSEVFERYVKNRIIAEAISLPAIPAEVLARYPGVVEAIATLEKEGFPILAYDASLGGQYPVICVVLFNPENGTCFASFGAHPDFGVALERTVTELLQGRGLKDLDVFTPPTFDNDEVAEHTNLETHFIDSSGLISWDLFKNDPDYTFVDWNFSGTTEQEFATLMAIFNQEGKDVYIADYEHLSVYACRILVPGMSDIYPAEDLLLANNSMGVHLRETLLSLPGSQWEKDEYLALLQQLDDEGLDDFTRVRELLGIATGKDNGWFTLRIGELKSMLALAGGDLEQALSWAEWSLDFNQSVFAPARRNYYRCLQTLLQLALEPERDPAQYYDAFVRMYGQDAVDAASAAIAGEECFYGLFAVDDDLKALPAHQSLLAAYEKLQRAKRSHWQKN from the coding sequence ATGACCCAAACGTTTATCCCAGGCAAAGACGCCGCCCTGGAAGATTCCATCGCCCGTTTTCAACAACAGCTCCTCGACCTGGGGTTCAACATCGAGGAAGCCTCCTGGCTAAACCCGGTGCCCAACGTCTGGTCCGTACATATTCGTGACCGCGACTGCGCGCTCTGTTTTACCAATGGCAAAGGTGCGACGCAAAAAGCGGCGCTGGCTTCCGCATTGGGCGAGTATTTCGAACGTCTGTCTACCAACTATTTCTTTGCCGACTTCTATCTGGGTAAACAGATCGCTGAAGGGGAGTTTGTACACTATCCCGATGAAAAATGGTTCCCAATCCCTGATGATGACAGCCTGCCTGAGGGGATACTGGATGACCGCTTGCATGCGTTTTATGATCCTGAGCAGCAGTTAGTCGCCAGCGATTTAATCGACTTGCAATCAGGCAATCACACTCGCGGGATTTGCGCACTGCCGTTCACGCGCCAGTCTGATCAACAGACGGTGTATATCCCGATGAACATTATCGGCAATCTGTACGTATCAAACGGCATGTCTGCTGGCAACACGCGTAACGAAGCGCGTGTACAGGGATTGTCCGAAGTATTTGAGCGTTATGTGAAAAACCGGATTATCGCTGAGGCCATCAGCCTGCCCGCTATTCCGGCTGAAGTTCTGGCGCGCTATCCTGGCGTGGTTGAAGCGATTGCCACGCTTGAGAAAGAAGGCTTCCCTATCTTGGCCTACGATGCTTCGCTCGGCGGCCAATATCCTGTTATTTGTGTCGTGCTGTTCAACCCAGAAAATGGTACTTGCTTTGCGTCATTCGGCGCACACCCCGACTTCGGCGTTGCCCTGGAGCGCACCGTGACCGAATTACTGCAAGGCCGAGGGCTGAAAGATCTCGACGTCTTCACGCCGCCAACCTTCGATAATGATGAAGTGGCTGAACACACCAATCTGGAAACCCACTTCATCGACTCCAGCGGCCTGATTTCCTGGGATCTGTTTAAAAACGATCCTGACTATACCTTTGTTGATTGGAACTTCAGCGGCACCACCGAGCAGGAGTTCGCCACACTTATGGCCATCTTCAATCAAGAAGGCAAAGACGTTTATATTGCCGATTACGAGCATTTGTCAGTGTACGCTTGCCGTATTCTGGTGCCGGGTATGTCGGATATTTATCCAGCGGAAGATCTGTTGCTGGCGAATAACAGCATGGGCGTACATCTGCGTGAAACCCTGCTCTCCCTTCCTGGCAGCCAGTGGGAAAAAGATGAGTATCTGGCCTTGTTGCAGCAACTAGACGATGAAGGGCTGGATGACTTTACCCGCGTTCGCGAATTGCTGGGCATCGCAACCGGTAAAGACAATGGATGGTTCACGCTGCGTATTGGCGAACTGAAATCTATGTTGGCACTGGCTGGCGGCGATCTTGAACAAGCGCTGAGTTGGGCTGAGTGGTCACTGGATTTCAACCAATCCGTCTTTGCACCGGCTCGCCGTAACTACTACCGTTGCCTGCAAACACTGCTGCAACTGGCTCTGGAGCCTGAACGTGACCCGGCACAATACTATGATGCGTTTGTTCGCATGTACGGGCAGGACGCTGTTGACGCAGCCAGCGCGGCGATTGCCGGCGAGGAATGCTTCTACGGTTTGTTCGCTGTTGATGACGATCTGAAAGCGCTGCCTGCACATCAGTCACTGCTGGCTGCTTATGAAAAATTGCAGCGCGCTAAACGTTCACACTGGCAGAAAAATTAA